A region of Streptomyces deccanensis DNA encodes the following proteins:
- a CDS encoding ABC transporter permease: MNSLIKLELVRALRSRKAMFFTVLYPALLFLLIAGSASTTEELGDTGLTLPTYMMVSMASFGALTAVLMGNSERIAKERESGWVRQLRLTTLPGRGYVLAKTASAAVVSLPAIVVVFVVAAVVKDVRLDAWQWLALTGAIWAGSLVFAALGVAIGYLASGDAVRPITMITYFGLSMLGGLWMPTTTFPEWLRDIAEWVPTHAYASLGQAIEQSQAPHTRDLVILAVSFALFAGGAAWLYRKDTLKA; encoded by the coding sequence GTGAACAGCCTGATCAAGCTGGAACTCGTCCGTGCCCTGCGCAGCCGCAAGGCCATGTTCTTCACGGTGCTCTACCCCGCGCTGCTGTTCCTGCTCATCGCGGGCAGCGCGAGCACCACCGAGGAACTCGGCGACACCGGTCTGACCCTGCCGACGTACATGATGGTCTCCATGGCCTCCTTCGGCGCCCTGACGGCCGTCCTGATGGGCAACAGCGAACGCATCGCCAAGGAACGCGAGAGCGGCTGGGTACGGCAGCTGCGGCTCACCACGCTGCCGGGGCGCGGCTACGTCCTCGCGAAGACCGCGAGCGCGGCCGTGGTCAGCCTGCCGGCCATCGTGGTCGTCTTCGTGGTGGCCGCCGTCGTGAAGGACGTACGCCTGGACGCCTGGCAGTGGCTCGCCCTGACCGGCGCGATCTGGGCCGGCAGCCTCGTCTTCGCCGCGCTCGGCGTCGCCATCGGCTACCTCGCCTCCGGGGACGCGGTCCGCCCGATCACGATGATCACCTACTTCGGTCTGTCGATGCTCGGCGGCCTGTGGATGCCGACGACGACGTTCCCCGAGTGGCTGCGGGACATCGCCGAGTGGGTGCCCACGCACGCGTACGCCTCGCTGGGGCAGGCCATCGAGCAGAGTCAGGCCCCGCACACCCGGGACCTCGTCATCCTGGCCGTCTCCTTCGCCCTGTTCGCGGGCGGCGCGGCCTGGCTCTACCGGAAGGACACGCTGAAGGCGTGA
- a CDS encoding sensor histidine kinase produces the protein MSGVGIGQRPRNRRQRAIKFLWTGIWLAYLSAPVSDLLHGGHSDGVVVLGWTGLVAFVAWYFVLIFRAGRRDTTPLVLGALAVLAAQSVVLALSLGREWLVLFVYVSVASGAALPPRLARFTIPAVSALLTIVALAVPRGEAYLASLLLPALLGGFAMTGVRELIRTTRELREARATVAQLAANEERLRLARDLHDLLGHSLSLITLKSELAGRMLPDHPDRAAQQVADIEQVSRQALVDVREAVTGYRRPRLGAELAGARDALTAAGITPELPADPDLTDVPEESESALAWALRESVTNVVRHSGAHRCTVDLVRRQTLDGPVLELTVDDDGRGTPAGGVGTGSGLAGLTERLAKVGGTLEAGRSPHGFRLVARAPARPCDPDVGSGA, from the coding sequence GTGAGCGGCGTCGGCATCGGGCAGCGCCCGCGGAACCGCAGACAGCGGGCGATCAAGTTCCTCTGGACCGGGATCTGGCTCGCCTATCTGAGCGCCCCCGTCAGCGACCTGCTGCACGGGGGCCACAGCGACGGCGTCGTCGTCCTCGGCTGGACCGGCCTGGTGGCGTTCGTCGCCTGGTACTTCGTGCTGATCTTCCGCGCCGGCCGCCGCGACACCACCCCCCTGGTGCTCGGCGCGCTCGCCGTCCTCGCCGCCCAGTCCGTCGTGCTCGCCCTCTCCCTCGGCCGGGAGTGGCTCGTCCTCTTCGTCTACGTCTCGGTCGCCTCCGGCGCGGCCCTCCCGCCGCGGCTCGCCCGCTTCACGATCCCGGCGGTGTCGGCCCTGCTCACGATCGTCGCCCTCGCCGTACCGCGCGGCGAGGCCTACCTCGCCTCCCTGCTCCTCCCGGCCCTCCTCGGCGGCTTCGCCATGACCGGCGTCCGCGAACTCATCCGCACGACCCGGGAACTCCGCGAGGCCAGGGCCACGGTCGCCCAGCTCGCCGCGAACGAGGAGCGCCTGCGTCTCGCCCGTGACCTGCACGACCTCCTCGGCCACTCGCTCTCCCTGATCACGCTGAAGAGCGAGCTGGCGGGCCGGATGCTCCCCGACCACCCCGACCGGGCCGCCCAGCAGGTCGCCGACATCGAACAGGTCAGCCGCCAGGCCCTGGTCGACGTCCGCGAGGCCGTCACCGGCTACCGGCGCCCCCGCCTCGGCGCCGAACTCGCGGGCGCCCGCGACGCGTTGACCGCGGCCGGCATCACCCCCGAACTGCCCGCCGACCCCGACCTCACCGACGTACCCGAGGAGAGCGAGTCCGCCCTCGCCTGGGCCCTGCGCGAGTCCGTCACCAACGTCGTACGGCACAGCGGCGCCCACCGCTGCACGGTGGACCTCGTCCGCCGCCAGACCCTCGACGGCCCGGTGCTCGAACTGACAGTGGACGACGACGGACGGGGCACTCCGGCCGGCGGCGTGGGCACGGGCAGCGGCCTGGCGGGCCTCACCGAGCGGCTGGCGAAGGTGGGCGGAACCCTCGAGGCGGGCCGCTCCCCCCACGGTTTCCGCCTGGTGGCCCGGGCCCCCGCCAGGCCCTGCGACCCGGACGTAGGATCCGGCGCATGA
- a CDS encoding response regulator transcription factor: protein MTRTIKVLLAEDQSMVREALAALLGLEDDIEVVAQVARGDEVLAAARAHAVDVALLDIEMPGATGIEAAAEVHRALPAVKLVVLTTFGRPGYLRSAMEAGADAFLVKDAPAAQLADAVRRVLAGERVIDPTLAAAALAEGANPLTDREREVLRAAADGSTNAELAETLHLSQGTVRNYLSTAIHKLAVRNRTEAVRTAREKGWL, encoded by the coding sequence ATGACCCGCACGATCAAGGTCCTGCTCGCCGAGGACCAGTCCATGGTCCGCGAGGCACTGGCCGCCCTGCTCGGCCTGGAGGACGACATCGAGGTCGTGGCCCAGGTCGCCCGCGGCGACGAGGTCCTGGCCGCCGCCCGCGCCCACGCCGTCGACGTGGCCCTCCTCGACATCGAGATGCCGGGCGCGACGGGCATCGAGGCGGCCGCCGAGGTCCACCGGGCGCTCCCGGCGGTGAAGCTGGTCGTCCTCACCACCTTCGGCCGCCCCGGCTACCTCCGCAGCGCCATGGAGGCCGGCGCCGACGCCTTCCTGGTCAAGGATGCCCCCGCCGCCCAGCTCGCGGACGCGGTCCGCAGAGTCCTCGCGGGTGAGCGGGTCATCGACCCGACGCTCGCGGCAGCGGCCCTGGCGGAGGGCGCGAACCCCCTGACCGACCGCGAACGCGAGGTCCTGCGCGCGGCGGCCGACGGCTCGACGAACGCGGAACTGGCCGAGACCCTCCACCTCTCCCAGGGCACGGTCCGCAACTACCTGTCGACGGCGATCCACAAACTGGCGGTGAGAAACAGAACGGAGGCGGTGCGCACCGCGAGGGAGAAGGGCTGGTTGTAG
- a CDS encoding transglutaminase-like domain-containing protein: MPAPFPPEPERAAEVRRRFAEEARAERPDLALLCLLVGAAGDGTLDDAGVDAAEIELDRLAGLMPYRPATPRAWAVAAAELLGERCGFRGAAGDYQRLESSLLHQVLVRRRGLPILLSVVWMEVARRAGAPVYGVALPGHFVVGFGPREEQVLADPFDGGRVLSGSDAELLVAGATGAPLDPSVLSPADPLDVVVRVLNNVRAWAAARPERTDVALWALELSLAMPSHPGRLRYEWARLLVQRGEFVRGAAALEEYAEVVAGVDAGAAEKMRRQAEAARARLN; the protein is encoded by the coding sequence GTGCCGGCGCCGTTCCCTCCCGAGCCGGAGCGGGCGGCCGAGGTACGGCGGCGGTTCGCGGAGGAGGCGCGCGCCGAGCGGCCCGACCTGGCCCTGCTGTGCCTGCTGGTGGGCGCGGCGGGCGACGGGACACTGGACGACGCGGGCGTCGACGCCGCCGAGATCGAGCTGGACCGGCTGGCCGGGCTGATGCCGTACCGGCCGGCCACGCCGCGTGCGTGGGCGGTCGCGGCGGCCGAACTGCTCGGCGAGCGGTGCGGTTTCCGGGGAGCCGCCGGGGACTACCAGCGGCTGGAGTCGTCGCTGCTGCACCAGGTGCTCGTACGGCGGCGGGGGTTGCCGATCCTGCTGTCCGTGGTGTGGATGGAGGTGGCCCGGCGGGCGGGTGCGCCCGTGTACGGGGTCGCGCTGCCGGGGCACTTCGTGGTCGGGTTCGGGCCCCGTGAGGAGCAGGTCCTCGCCGACCCGTTCGACGGGGGGCGGGTGCTGAGCGGGAGCGACGCGGAGCTGCTGGTGGCCGGGGCGACGGGGGCTCCGCTGGACCCGTCGGTGCTGAGTCCCGCCGATCCGCTCGACGTGGTGGTGCGGGTCCTCAACAACGTGCGGGCGTGGGCGGCGGCGCGGCCCGAGCGGACGGATGTGGCGTTGTGGGCGCTGGAGTTGTCGCTGGCGATGCCCTCGCATCCCGGGCGACTGCGGTACGAGTGGGCGCGATTGCTGGTGCAGCGGGGGGAGTTCGTGCGGGGCGCTGCCGCGTTGGAGGAGTACGCGGAGGTCGTGGCCGGGGTGGATGCCGGGGCCGCGGAGAAGATGCGGCGGCAGGCGGAGGCGGCTCGGGCTCGGCTGAACTGA
- a CDS encoding GNAT family N-acetyltransferase codes for MEISAGGRLEIRVSAADVGKRVSVRCLDEPAAGGGKFTDTVGVLTSWDGGVLSITRRNGERVSIAESTLVAGKVVPAAPARRRGPAASYAELARVSARAWQPVESERLGEWELRAASGFTRRANSVLPLGDPGMPLDDALTAVRGWYAARGLPAYLQLATGAEGTQELLCAEVADRGWVREVTAELWIGALAPVADREYAGVELSRTADEAWLGRYQRKGLGAVALKVLGSGPSVWFATVPGAEGSGPAAIGRCVVDGRWAGFAAVEVDPAQRRRGLATTVMAALARRALDEGASAGWLQVETDNAGARALYGGMGFAAHHAYHHYREPGGAGRAGDAGSVSGRSS; via the coding sequence GTGGAAATCTCTGCCGGTGGACGGCTCGAGATCCGTGTCTCTGCTGCTGACGTGGGCAAACGCGTGTCCGTGCGGTGCCTCGACGAGCCTGCCGCCGGGGGTGGGAAATTCACTGACACGGTTGGTGTTCTCACATCATGGGACGGCGGTGTCCTGTCGATCACCCGCCGGAACGGGGAGCGGGTCAGCATCGCGGAGTCGACGCTGGTCGCGGGGAAGGTCGTGCCCGCCGCCCCGGCCCGTCGACGTGGGCCCGCCGCCTCGTACGCGGAGCTGGCGCGGGTCTCTGCGCGGGCCTGGCAGCCCGTCGAGAGCGAGCGGCTCGGCGAGTGGGAGCTGCGGGCCGCCTCCGGCTTCACCCGGCGCGCCAACTCGGTGCTGCCCTTGGGGGACCCCGGCATGCCCCTGGACGACGCGCTGACGGCCGTACGCGGCTGGTACGCGGCCCGGGGGCTGCCCGCCTACCTCCAGCTGGCCACGGGCGCCGAGGGCACTCAGGAGCTGCTGTGCGCGGAGGTGGCGGACCGCGGCTGGGTCCGCGAGGTGACCGCCGAGCTGTGGATCGGCGCGCTCGCGCCGGTCGCGGACCGGGAGTACGCCGGGGTCGAGCTGTCGCGCACGGCGGACGAGGCGTGGCTCGGCCGCTACCAGCGCAAGGGGCTCGGCGCGGTCGCGCTGAAGGTGCTCGGGAGCGGGCCGTCGGTGTGGTTCGCGACCGTGCCGGGGGCGGAGGGCTCGGGGCCCGCCGCCATCGGGCGGTGCGTGGTGGACGGGCGGTGGGCCGGTTTCGCGGCCGTCGAGGTCGATCCCGCCCAGCGGCGGCGGGGGCTCGCGACGACCGTGATGGCGGCGCTGGCCCGGCGGGCGCTGGACGAAGGGGCCTCGGCCGGGTGGCTCCAGGTGGAGACGGACAACGCGGGAGCGCGGGCGCTGTACGGGGGGATGGGGTTCGCGGCGCATCACGCGTACCACCACTACCGGGAGCCCGGGGGCGCCGGCCGCGCCGGTGACGCCGGTTCCGTGTCGGGCCGGTCGTCGTGA
- the fdxA gene encoding ferredoxin, with protein MTYVIAQPCVDVKDKACIEECPVDCIYEGQRSLYIHPDECVDCGACEPVCPVEAIFYEDDTPEEWKDYYKANVEFFDELGSPGGASKLGLIERDHPFVAALPPQA; from the coding sequence GTGACCTACGTCATCGCGCAGCCTTGTGTCGACGTCAAGGACAAGGCGTGCATCGAGGAGTGCCCGGTCGACTGCATCTACGAGGGTCAGCGGTCCCTCTACATCCACCCGGATGAATGCGTCGACTGCGGTGCCTGCGAGCCGGTGTGCCCGGTCGAGGCGATCTTCTACGAGGACGACACCCCGGAGGAGTGGAAGGACTACTACAAGGCGAACGTCGAGTTCTTCGACGAGCTCGGCTCGCCCGGTGGTGCCAGCAAGCTCGGTCTGATCGAGCGTGACCACCCCTTCGTCGCCGCACTCCCGCCGCAGGCCTGA
- a CDS encoding bifunctional succinyldiaminopimelate transaminase/glutamate-prephenate aminotransferase, translated as MSAVSDRLPTFPWDKLEPYKATAAAHPGGIVDLSVGTPVDPVPDLIQKALVAAADSPGYPTVWGTVGLRDAITGWLERRLGARDVTHHHVLPIVGSKELVAWLPTQLGLGPGDRVAYPRLAYPTYEVGARLARAEHEVYDDPTDLDPAGLKLLWLNSPSNPTGKVLSKAELTRIVAWARSHGVLIFSDECYLELGWEADPVSVLHPDVNGGSYEGIVAVHSLSKRSNLAGYRAAFLAGDPDVLGPLLQIRKHGGMMTSAPTQAAVVAALGDDAHVHEQRARYAARRTALRDALVAHGFRIEHSEASLYLWATRGESCWTTVAHLADLGILVAPGDFYGTAGDHHIRVAFTATDERVAAAVERLFRA; from the coding sequence GTGTCCGCAGTCAGCGACCGCCTTCCCACCTTCCCCTGGGACAAGCTGGAGCCGTACAAGGCGACGGCCGCCGCGCACCCCGGTGGGATCGTCGACCTCTCCGTCGGCACCCCCGTCGACCCGGTGCCCGACCTGATCCAGAAAGCGCTGGTCGCCGCGGCGGACTCGCCCGGCTATCCCACCGTCTGGGGCACCGTCGGTCTGCGCGACGCGATCACGGGCTGGCTGGAGCGCCGCCTCGGCGCCCGGGACGTCACCCACCACCACGTCCTGCCGATCGTCGGCTCCAAGGAACTGGTGGCCTGGCTCCCCACCCAGCTGGGCCTCGGCCCGGGCGACCGGGTCGCGTACCCGCGCCTGGCCTACCCGACGTACGAGGTGGGCGCCCGGCTGGCCCGCGCGGAGCACGAGGTCTACGACGACCCGACGGACCTGGACCCGGCCGGTCTGAAGCTCCTCTGGCTGAACTCGCCGTCCAACCCCACCGGCAAGGTGCTCTCCAAGGCCGAGCTGACCCGGATCGTGGCGTGGGCCCGCTCGCACGGCGTCCTGATCTTCTCCGACGAGTGCTACCTGGAGCTGGGCTGGGAGGCCGACCCGGTCTCGGTCCTCCACCCGGACGTCAACGGCGGCTCGTACGAGGGCATCGTCGCCGTCCACTCCCTCTCCAAGCGCTCCAACCTGGCGGGTTACCGCGCGGCCTTCCTCGCCGGCGACCCGGACGTCCTCGGCCCGCTCCTGCAGATCCGCAAGCACGGCGGGATGATGACCTCGGCCCCCACCCAGGCGGCCGTCGTGGCCGCCCTCGGGGACGACGCGCACGTCCACGAGCAGCGCGCCCGCTACGCGGCCCGCCGCACGGCCCTCCGTGACGCCCTCGTCGCCCACGGCTTCCGCATCGAGCACAGCGAGGCCAGCCTCTACCTCTGGGCCACCCGGGGCGAGTCCTGCTGGACCACCGTCGCCCACCTCGCCGACCTCGGCATCCTGGTGGCCCCCGGCGACTTCTACGGCACCGCGGGCGACCACCACATCCGCGTGGCCTTCACGGCGACGGACGAGCGTGTGGCGGCAGCGGTGGAACGCCTCTTCCGGGCGTAG
- a CDS encoding ATP-binding protein: protein MSLPLTRRIARAALLTAAGAASVVGAAGSASAAPELPATPNLGGLSAVDGANAGSTVDGATQNVTGVASDAGTKASKQTLPTVSKTGGKTVKTTTPVAQKAAGEAAGSAGTVLGDTTKTATKGGLPTGKLPAQSPLG from the coding sequence ATGTCCCTCCCCCTGACCCGCCGGATCGCCCGTGCCGCGCTGCTGACCGCAGCGGGAGCGGCCTCCGTGGTCGGTGCGGCCGGCTCCGCGAGCGCGGCGCCCGAACTTCCGGCCACCCCGAACCTCGGCGGCCTGTCCGCCGTGGACGGGGCGAACGCGGGTAGCACCGTGGACGGCGCGACGCAGAACGTCACCGGGGTCGCGAGCGACGCCGGCACCAAGGCGTCCAAGCAGACCCTGCCGACCGTGAGCAAGACCGGCGGGAAGACCGTCAAGACGACGACGCCCGTCGCGCAGAAGGCCGCCGGAGAGGCCGCCGGGTCCGCCGGCACCGTTCTGGGTGACACGACCAAGACGGCGACGAAGGGTGGGCTCCCGACGGGGAAGCTGCCGGCCCAGAGCCCGCTCGGCTGA
- a CDS encoding heavy metal transporter, with protein MSEPYPFPPGPRPRRRGRRVLQCMAAFVVLAAIGAYLTVQYLTGGNGTPRCVVVSAADDGASYEFTPEQAANAATISAVGTSRELPERAVTIALATALQESSLRNIAHGDRDSLGLFQQRPSQGWGTEQQIQDPVYAAGEFYEHLVKVEGYERLPLTVAAQRVQRSGYPEAYAKHEPDATLLAAALTGRSAATLTCEGRRDTTGTGTAYTGGPEAVRSALARDFGDDAFESAAAVVSSEGGASAEAKAAPSPSVSPAAGTVTIPLTDIEDEDRARQRGWELAHWAVANSSRLGVERVSYAGREWVAEGRAGAWRKARGVAGGAAGTATEVRIVTGQ; from the coding sequence GTGTCGGAGCCGTACCCCTTCCCCCCAGGTCCCCGTCCCCGCCGTCGCGGCCGTCGCGTGCTGCAGTGCATGGCGGCCTTCGTCGTGCTCGCCGCGATCGGGGCGTATCTCACCGTGCAGTATCTGACCGGGGGGAACGGCACCCCGCGGTGTGTGGTCGTGTCCGCGGCCGACGACGGGGCGTCGTACGAGTTCACGCCCGAGCAGGCCGCCAACGCGGCGACGATCTCGGCGGTCGGCACCTCGCGCGAGCTGCCCGAGCGGGCCGTGACGATCGCGCTGGCGACCGCGCTGCAGGAGTCGAGCCTGCGCAACATCGCGCACGGCGACCGGGACTCGCTCGGCCTCTTCCAGCAGCGGCCCTCGCAGGGCTGGGGCACCGAGCAGCAGATCCAGGACCCGGTGTACGCGGCGGGCGAGTTCTACGAGCACCTCGTCAAGGTCGAGGGCTACGAGCGACTGCCGCTGACCGTGGCCGCCCAGCGCGTGCAGCGCAGCGGCTACCCGGAGGCGTACGCCAAGCACGAGCCCGACGCCACGCTGCTGGCCGCCGCGCTGACCGGGCGGTCGGCGGCCACGCTGACGTGCGAGGGGCGCCGGGACACGACCGGCACCGGCACCGCCTACACGGGCGGCCCGGAGGCCGTGCGCAGCGCGCTCGCGCGGGACTTCGGGGACGACGCGTTCGAGTCGGCCGCGGCGGTGGTGAGCTCCGAGGGCGGCGCCTCCGCCGAGGCGAAGGCGGCGCCGAGTCCGAGCGTCTCCCCCGCCGCCGGGACCGTGACCATCCCGCTGACGGACATCGAGGACGAGGACCGGGCCCGCCAGCGCGGCTGGGAGCTGGCGCACTGGGCGGTGGCCAACTCCTCCCGGCTCGGTGTCGAGCGCGTCTCCTACGCGGGCCGCGAGTGGGTCGCCGAGGGCCGGGCCGGCGCGTGGCGCAAGGCGCGGGGCGTGGCGGGCGGTGCGGCAGGCACGGCCACCGAGGTCCGAATCGTCACTGGACAGTAG
- the dapE gene encoding succinyl-diaminopimelate desuccinylase has translation MAETPIDLTLDAARLTAQLVDFPSESGTEKPLADAIETALRALPHLTVDRYGNNIVARTNLGRAERVILAGHIDTVPIADNVPSRLDEDGVLWGCGTCDMKSGVAVQLRVAATVPAPNRDLTFVFYDNEEVAADLNGLKHISEAHPEWLEGDFAVLLEPTDGEVEGGCQGTLRVLLTTKGERAHSARGWMGSNAIHAAAPILARLASYEPRYPVIDGLEYREGLNAVGISGGVAGNVIPDACVVSVNFRYAPDRSEEEAIAHVREVFADCGVESFTVDDHSPGALPGLSHPAAAAFIEAVGGTAQPKYGWTDVSRFSALGVPAVNYGPGNPHLAHRRDERVETAKILAGEERLRSWLTA, from the coding sequence ATGGCCGAGACCCCGATTGACCTCACGCTGGACGCCGCGCGGCTGACCGCGCAGCTCGTCGACTTCCCCTCCGAGAGCGGCACCGAGAAGCCCCTCGCGGACGCGATCGAGACCGCCCTGCGCGCCCTGCCGCACCTGACGGTCGACCGGTACGGCAACAACATCGTCGCCCGCACGAACCTGGGCCGCGCGGAGCGCGTGATCCTGGCCGGCCACATCGACACCGTGCCCATCGCCGACAACGTCCCCTCCCGCCTCGACGAGGACGGCGTCCTGTGGGGCTGCGGCACCTGTGACATGAAGTCCGGCGTCGCGGTCCAGCTGCGCGTCGCGGCCACGGTCCCGGCCCCCAACCGCGACCTGACCTTCGTCTTCTACGACAACGAGGAGGTCGCCGCCGACCTGAACGGCCTGAAGCACATCTCCGAGGCCCACCCCGAGTGGCTGGAGGGCGACTTCGCGGTCCTCCTGGAGCCCACCGACGGCGAGGTCGAGGGCGGCTGCCAGGGCACCCTGCGGGTCCTGCTGACGACCAAGGGCGAGCGCGCCCACTCCGCCCGCGGCTGGATGGGCTCCAACGCCATCCACGCGGCCGCCCCCATCCTGGCCAGGCTGGCGTCGTACGAGCCGCGCTACCCGGTGATCGACGGCCTGGAGTACCGCGAGGGCCTCAACGCGGTCGGCATCTCCGGCGGCGTCGCCGGCAACGTCATCCCCGACGCGTGCGTCGTGTCGGTCAACTTCCGCTACGCGCCCGACCGCAGCGAGGAGGAGGCCATCGCCCACGTCCGCGAGGTCTTCGCCGACTGCGGGGTCGAGAGCTTCACCGTCGACGACCACAGCCCCGGCGCGCTGCCCGGTCTGTCCCACCCGGCGGCCGCGGCGTTCATCGAGGCCGTCGGCGGCACCGCCCAGCCCAAGTACGGCTGGACGGACGTCTCCCGCTTCAGCGCGCTCGGCGTCCCGGCCGTCAACTACGGCCCCGGCAACCCGCACTTGGCGCACCGACGCGACGAGCGGGTGGAGACGGCGAAGATCCTGGCGGGCGAGGAGCGCCTGAGGTCCTGGCTGACGGCGTGA
- a CDS encoding TIGR00730 family Rossman fold protein, translated as MATGNPEGKKQPPEEQRLGPVLRRRGQVQASTTDQRLLDAGGPSDWVHTDPWRVLRIQSEFIEGFGTLAELPPAISVFGSARTPTDSPEYEAGVRLGRGLVEAGFAVITGGGPGAMEAANKGALEAGGTSVGLGIELPFEQGLNPYVDIGLNFRYFFVRKMMFVKYAQGFVVLPGGLGTLDELFEALTLVQTQKVTRFPIVLFGESYWSGLVDWLTNTLIAQGKAAEKDLTLFHVTDDVDEAVALVSKEAGR; from the coding sequence ATGGCGACCGGCAACCCCGAGGGCAAGAAGCAGCCACCCGAGGAGCAGCGGCTGGGGCCGGTGCTGCGCAGACGCGGTCAGGTCCAGGCGAGCACGACGGACCAGCGGCTGCTGGACGCCGGCGGCCCCTCCGACTGGGTCCACACGGATCCCTGGCGGGTCCTGCGCATCCAGTCGGAGTTCATCGAGGGCTTCGGCACCCTCGCCGAACTCCCGCCCGCGATCAGTGTCTTCGGCTCCGCCCGCACTCCCACCGACTCACCGGAGTACGAGGCGGGCGTCCGGCTCGGCCGCGGCCTGGTGGAGGCCGGCTTCGCCGTCATCACCGGCGGCGGCCCGGGCGCGATGGAGGCGGCCAACAAGGGCGCCCTCGAAGCGGGCGGCACCTCCGTCGGCCTCGGCATCGAGCTCCCCTTCGAACAGGGCCTCAACCCCTACGTCGACATCGGCCTCAACTTCCGCTACTTCTTCGTCCGGAAGATGATGTTCGTCAAGTACGCCCAGGGCTTCGTGGTCCTCCCCGGCGGCCTCGGCACCCTCGACGAACTCTTCGAAGCCCTCACGCTCGTCCAGACCCAGAAGGTCACCCGCTTCCCCATCGTCCTCTTCGGCGAGTCCTACTGGAGCGGCCTGGTCGACTGGCTCACCAACACCCTCATCGCCCAGGGCAAGGCGGCGGAAAAGGACCTCACCCTCTTCCACGTCACGGACGACGTCGACGAGGCGGTGGCGTTGGTCTCGAAGGAGGCGGGCAGGTAG
- the folP gene encoding dihydropteroate synthase, protein MLRLGKREFGPHEQVIMAIVNRTPDSFYDQGATFRDEPALARVEQAVADGAAIIDIGGVKAGPGEEVTAAEEARRTVGFVAEVRRRFPDVIISVDTWRHEVGEAVCEAGADLLNDAWGGVDPRLAEVAARYRVGLVCTHAGGAQPRTRPHRVEYDDVMADVLRVTVGLAERAVALGVPRESVLIDPGHDFGKNTRHSLEATRRLGEMVATGWPVLVSLSNKDFVGETLDRPVKERVVGTLATTAVSAWLGAQVYRVHEVAETRQVVEMVGAIAGWRGPAVARRGLA, encoded by the coding sequence ATGCTCAGGCTGGGCAAGCGGGAATTCGGCCCGCACGAGCAGGTGATCATGGCGATCGTGAACCGGACGCCGGACTCCTTCTACGACCAGGGGGCCACCTTCCGTGACGAGCCGGCGCTCGCGCGCGTGGAGCAGGCGGTCGCCGACGGCGCGGCCATCATCGACATCGGCGGGGTGAAGGCCGGGCCCGGTGAGGAGGTGACCGCGGCGGAGGAGGCGCGGCGGACCGTGGGGTTCGTCGCGGAGGTGCGGCGGCGGTTCCCCGACGTGATCATCAGCGTCGACACCTGGCGGCACGAGGTCGGTGAGGCCGTGTGCGAGGCGGGGGCGGATCTGCTGAACGACGCGTGGGGCGGGGTCGATCCCCGGCTCGCGGAGGTCGCGGCGCGGTATCGGGTGGGGCTGGTGTGCACGCACGCGGGTGGGGCTCAGCCGCGTACTCGGCCGCATCGGGTCGAGTACGACGACGTGATGGCCGACGTGCTGCGGGTGACCGTGGGGCTGGCGGAGCGGGCGGTGGCGTTGGGGGTGCCCCGGGAGTCCGTGCTGATCGATCCGGGGCACGACTTCGGGAAGAACACGCGGCACAGTCTGGAGGCGACTCGGCGGCTCGGGGAGATGGTCGCCACGGGGTGGCCGGTGTTGGTGTCGCTGTCCAACAAGGACTTCGTGGGGGAGACGTTGGACAGGCCCGTGAAGGAGCGGGTGGTGGGGACGCTGGCGACGACCGCGGTTTCCGCCTGGTTGGGGGCTCAGGTGTATCGGGTGCATGAGGTGGCTGAGACTCGGCAGGTGGTGGAGATGGTGGGGGCGATCGCGGGGTGGCGGGGGCCTGCCGTTGCCCGGCGGGGGCTCGCCTAG
- a CDS encoding DivIVA domain-containing protein, with amino-acid sequence MFMFLFLVVALAVVVAAVTLAVVGGGDHAVLPEADGERLQDPLPAHRPVNRADVEALRFPVAVRGYRMVDVDDVLGRLSAEIAERDARIADLESALAGARAAATTSLHKPEEGEHR; translated from the coding sequence ATGTTCATGTTCTTGTTCCTGGTCGTCGCGCTCGCCGTCGTGGTCGCCGCGGTGACGCTCGCGGTGGTCGGCGGCGGCGACCACGCGGTGCTGCCGGAGGCCGACGGCGAGCGGCTCCAGGACCCGCTGCCGGCGCACCGCCCGGTCAACCGCGCGGACGTCGAGGCGCTCCGCTTCCCGGTCGCCGTCCGCGGCTACCGCATGGTCGACGTCGACGACGTCCTCGGCCGCCTCAGCGCCGAGATCGCCGAGCGGGACGCCCGGATCGCCGACCTGGAGTCCGCGCTCGCGGGCGCCCGCGCGGCGGCCACGACCTCGCTGCACAAGCCGGAGGAGGGCGAGCACCGATGA